One region of Cyanobium sp. M30B3 genomic DNA includes:
- the efp gene encoding elongation factor P → MISSNDFRTGTSIELDGQVWRVVEFLHVKPGKGSAFVRTKLKAVQSGNVVEKTFRAGEMVPQAVLEKSTLQHTYMEGDDYVFMDMATYEETRLTAKQIGDSRKYLKEGMEVNVVAWNGKPLEVELPNSVVLEITQTDPGVKGDTATGGTKPAIVETGAQVMVPLFLSIGEKIKIDTRTDSYLGREN, encoded by the coding sequence ATGATCTCCAGCAACGACTTTCGTACCGGTACCTCGATTGAGCTGGATGGCCAGGTCTGGCGGGTCGTTGAATTCCTGCACGTGAAGCCCGGCAAGGGCTCCGCCTTCGTGCGCACCAAGCTCAAGGCGGTGCAGAGCGGCAACGTGGTGGAGAAGACCTTCCGCGCCGGCGAGATGGTGCCCCAGGCCGTGCTCGAGAAGAGCACCCTGCAGCACACCTACATGGAGGGCGACGACTACGTGTTCATGGACATGGCCACGTACGAGGAGACCCGCCTCACCGCCAAGCAGATCGGTGACAGCCGCAAATACCTCAAAGAAGGCATGGAGGTGAATGTGGTGGCCTGGAACGGCAAGCCCCTGGAGGTGGAGCTGCCCAATTCCGTGGTGCTGGAGATCACCCAGACCGATCCCGGCGTGAAGGGCGACACGGCCACCGGTGGCACCAAGCCCGCCATCGTGGAGACCGGTGCCCAGGTGATGGTGCCCCTGTTCCTCTCGATCGGCGAGAAGATCAAGATCGACACCCGCACCGACAGCTACCTGGGTCGGGAGAACTGA
- a CDS encoding UDP-N-acetylmuramate--L-alanine ligase produces the protein MIPTLDRQQPLHFIGVGGIGMSALAGILAQRGHAVSGSDPRGGKVVDHLRHLGVRVFNEQTADTVAAILSGTAQLPLVVTSSAVPATNPELLEARRLGLPICHRSDVLAALINSQASIAVAGSHGKTTTSTLVATLLAATGQDPTAVIGGVVPAFGSNGHHGEGALLVAEADESDGSLVKFRPRLGLITNLELDHTDHYSDLDALILTLKRFASGSTRLLANRDCPILREHFEATHWWSVVSPEGVDFAAIATVERGDGSTVEFYEAGCLVGSLELPLPGRHNLSNAAAALAACRLEGVPFAALREAAANLKPPGRRFDFRGDWHGRQVVDDYAHHPSEVAATLGMARLMLESGRSPLPSQPKRIVAVFQPHRYSRTAQFLEGFAQALSQADAVLIAPLYTAGEEPIEGISSQTLGEAIQNLAPDLPVQVAGSLDELAEQVASTSLAGDLVLAMGAGDVNGLWDRLAGLRQADRQLVA, from the coding sequence TTGATCCCCACGCTCGATCGCCAGCAACCGCTTCACTTCATCGGCGTAGGGGGTATCGGCATGTCAGCCCTGGCCGGCATCCTGGCCCAGCGGGGCCACGCGGTGAGCGGGTCCGACCCGCGCGGCGGCAAGGTGGTGGACCATCTGCGCCACCTGGGGGTGCGGGTGTTCAACGAACAGACCGCCGACACGGTGGCCGCCATCCTCAGTGGCACCGCCCAGCTGCCGCTGGTGGTGACCAGCTCCGCCGTACCTGCGACCAATCCGGAACTGCTGGAGGCCCGCCGACTCGGGCTGCCCATCTGCCACCGCTCCGATGTGCTGGCTGCCCTGATCAACAGTCAGGCCTCCATCGCCGTGGCGGGCAGCCATGGCAAGACCACCACCAGCACGCTGGTGGCCACCCTGCTGGCGGCCACCGGCCAGGATCCCACCGCCGTGATCGGCGGTGTGGTGCCGGCCTTCGGCAGCAATGGCCACCACGGCGAAGGGGCTCTGCTGGTGGCCGAGGCCGATGAGAGCGATGGGTCGCTGGTGAAGTTCCGTCCCCGGCTGGGCCTGATCACCAACCTGGAACTCGACCACACCGACCACTACAGCGACCTCGACGCCCTGATCCTCACGCTGAAACGGTTCGCCAGCGGCTCGACCCGGCTGCTGGCCAACCGCGACTGCCCGATCCTGCGGGAGCACTTTGAAGCCACCCACTGGTGGTCGGTGGTATCTCCGGAGGGGGTGGACTTCGCCGCCATCGCCACGGTGGAACGCGGCGACGGCAGCACGGTGGAGTTCTACGAAGCAGGCTGCCTGGTGGGCAGCCTGGAGTTGCCCCTGCCCGGCCGCCACAACCTCAGCAACGCCGCCGCCGCGCTGGCGGCCTGCCGCCTGGAGGGGGTGCCCTTCGCTGCCCTGCGGGAGGCGGCGGCCAACCTGAAGCCCCCCGGCCGACGCTTTGATTTCCGCGGCGACTGGCACGGCCGCCAGGTGGTGGATGACTACGCCCACCATCCCAGCGAGGTGGCCGCCACCCTGGGCATGGCACGCCTCATGCTGGAGAGCGGCCGCAGTCCGCTGCCCAGCCAGCCCAAACGGATCGTGGCGGTGTTCCAGCCCCACCGCTACAGCCGTACTGCCCAGTTTCTCGAGGGCTTCGCCCAGGCCCTCAGCCAGGCGGACGCCGTGCTGATCGCCCCGCTCTACACGGCCGGCGAGGAGCCGATCGAAGGGATCAGCAGCCAGACCCTGGGGGAGGCGATTCAGAACCTGGCCCCGGATCTGCCGGTTCAGGTGGCCGGCAGCCTGGACGAACTGGCCGAGCAGGTGGCCAGCACCAGCCTTGCCGGGGACCTGGTGCTGGCCATGGGAGCCGGCGATGTGAATGGCCTCTGGGATCGGCTGGCCGGCCTGCGCCAGGCCGATCGGCAGCTGGTGGCCTGA
- a CDS encoding YbaB/EbfC family nucleoid-associated protein: MAGFGLPNFGQLTEAFKKAQELQQNAQKLQEELDSMELEGRSGDGRASVWLSGNQQPLRVRLDPELVGEGAAACEAAVLEALQAAYEASTGTMKGRMEELTGGLNLNLPGLGG; encoded by the coding sequence ATGGCTGGCTTCGGACTTCCCAACTTCGGTCAGCTCACCGAAGCCTTCAAGAAGGCCCAGGAACTGCAGCAGAACGCCCAGAAGCTCCAGGAGGAGCTGGACAGCATGGAGCTGGAAGGCCGCAGTGGCGACGGCCGCGCCAGCGTCTGGCTGTCCGGCAACCAGCAGCCCCTGCGGGTGCGTCTCGACCCCGAGCTGGTGGGCGAGGGCGCCGCAGCCTGTGAAGCCGCCGTGCTGGAGGCCCTGCAGGCGGCCTATGAGGCCTCCACCGGCACCATGAAGGGCCGCATGGAAGAGCTCACCGGCGGCCTCAACCTCAACCTGCCGGGTCTGGGGGGCTGA
- the thiL gene encoding thiamine-phosphate kinase yields MAAAPEDPCLAQLGEWRLIERLAAFAPPGQFQDDAALLAAPGTLVVNTDVLVEGVHFSEATTAAFDVGWRAAAANLSDLAAMGCLGALGITVGLVAPGRTRWSWVEAVYSGLRACLERHGGVLLGGDCSCGQQRMLAVTALGSLPRGEGGEALAIRRQDGRPGDLLVSSGNHGLSALGLALLQASPAVEHALLAEPLSQRAIERHQRPSPRFDAVRHLHSSRPAGTGWRVGGTDSSDGLLAAATAIARASGCRAQLIRQRLPLDPAMAALAQAEDWCVSGGEDFELVLALEANWARALVAELPGSSVIGRLEAADASAGEPLGWLDGDRPRASGGGGFQHFNPASPAGG; encoded by the coding sequence ATGGCTGCGGCGCCTGAGGATCCCTGCCTGGCCCAGCTGGGTGAATGGCGCCTGATCGAGCGGCTGGCCGCCTTCGCTCCGCCCGGCCAGTTTCAGGACGATGCGGCCCTGCTCGCCGCGCCCGGCACCCTGGTGGTGAACACCGATGTGCTGGTGGAAGGCGTGCATTTCAGCGAGGCCACCACCGCGGCATTCGACGTGGGCTGGCGCGCCGCGGCCGCCAACCTCTCCGACCTGGCAGCCATGGGCTGTCTTGGGGCCCTGGGGATCACGGTGGGGCTGGTGGCGCCGGGCCGCACCCGCTGGTCCTGGGTGGAGGCGGTATACAGCGGGCTGAGGGCCTGCCTGGAGCGCCATGGCGGCGTGCTGCTGGGGGGGGACTGCAGCTGCGGCCAGCAGCGGATGCTGGCGGTCACCGCCCTGGGCAGCCTGCCGCGGGGCGAGGGCGGCGAAGCCCTGGCGATCCGGCGCCAGGATGGCCGTCCCGGCGATCTGCTGGTGAGCAGCGGGAACCACGGGCTGAGCGCCCTGGGGCTGGCCCTGCTGCAGGCCAGCCCGGCTGTGGAGCACGCACTGCTGGCCGAGCCGCTGAGCCAGCGGGCCATCGAGCGCCACCAGCGGCCCTCTCCCCGCTTTGATGCCGTGCGGCACCTGCACAGCAGCCGCCCGGCGGGCACCGGCTGGCGGGTGGGCGGCACCGACAGCAGCGACGGGCTGCTGGCTGCCGCCACGGCCATCGCCCGGGCCAGCGGCTGCAGGGCCCAGCTGATCCGGCAGCGGCTGCCCCTCGACCCGGCCATGGCCGCACTGGCCCAGGCCGAAGACTGGTGTGTCAGCGGAGGGGAGGACTTCGAGCTGGTGCTGGCCCTGGAGGCCAACTGGGCCCGGGCCCTGGTGGCCGAGCTGCCGGGCAGCAGCGTGATCGGCCGGCTGGAGGCAGCCGATGCTTCAGCCGGCGAGCCCCTGGGCTGGCTCGATGGCGATCGGCCGAGGGCCAGCGGCGGCGGGGGCTTTCAGCACTTCAACCCCGCATCCCCTGCCGGGGGCTGA
- the rsgA gene encoding ribosome small subunit-dependent GTPase A: protein MPADSHQRFGLVVALQANYCWVELAPAADQADQPQRLLCTRRTRLAKSGQTICVGDRVRLEGIDWPSGRAAIAAVAARSSLVRRPAVANVSLVVVAVAVAEPALDPIQLTRFLITAEATGQPVLLVFSKADLLPEAAVSRWCARAAAWGYGALPVSCRNGRGLEALRERLSQPGLAVVCGPSGVGKSSLLNGLRPGLELQVGAVSGRLQRGRHTTRHVELFALAPGALVADTPGFNRPELPADPAQLAGLFPEVRQRLARASCQFRDCLHQGEPGCAVGSDWERHPWYSLCLQDLCAQQDRVQRQQRGAEPGIRQRGDRLEPRLSRQLRQPSRRRQRQLLRGEDSRVEEGGGEDGAPGFSPPDPAG, encoded by the coding sequence GGACCAGCCCCAGCGCCTGCTCTGCACGCGCCGCACCCGGTTGGCCAAGAGCGGCCAGACCATCTGCGTGGGCGATCGGGTGCGCCTGGAGGGGATCGACTGGCCCTCGGGGCGGGCCGCCATCGCTGCCGTGGCAGCCCGCAGCAGCCTGGTGCGTCGGCCCGCCGTGGCCAATGTGTCGCTGGTGGTGGTGGCCGTGGCCGTGGCGGAGCCGGCCCTCGACCCCATCCAGCTCACCCGCTTTCTGATCACGGCCGAGGCCACGGGCCAGCCCGTGCTGCTGGTGTTCTCCAAGGCCGATCTGTTGCCGGAGGCTGCTGTGAGCCGGTGGTGTGCGCGGGCTGCGGCCTGGGGCTATGGGGCCCTGCCGGTGTCCTGTCGGAATGGCCGGGGGCTGGAGGCCCTGCGGGAGCGGCTCAGCCAACCGGGCCTGGCCGTGGTGTGCGGCCCTTCCGGCGTGGGCAAGAGCAGCCTGCTCAATGGTCTGCGCCCCGGGCTGGAGTTGCAGGTGGGGGCTGTGTCGGGTCGCCTGCAGCGGGGCCGTCACACCACCCGCCACGTGGAGCTGTTTGCCCTGGCTCCCGGGGCCCTGGTGGCCGATACCCCGGGGTTCAACCGACCTGAACTCCCTGCTGATCCAGCTCAGCTGGCCGGGCTGTTCCCCGAGGTGCGCCAGCGGCTCGCCCGCGCCTCCTGCCAGTTCCGCGACTGCCTGCATCAGGGGGAGCCCGGCTGCGCCGTGGGCAGCGACTGGGAGCGCCATCCCTGGTACAGCCTCTGCCTGCAGGACCTCTGCGCGCAGCAGGACCGCGTTCAGCGTCAGCAGCGTGGTGCCGAGCCGGGGATCCGTCAGCGGGGCGACCGCCTGGAACCCCGGCTCTCCCGCCAGCTGCGCCAGCCCTCAAGACGACGCCAGCGGCAGCTGCTGCGCGGCGAGGACAGCAGGGTTGAGGAGGGGGGCGGCGAAGATGGTGCCCCTGGCTTCAGCCCCCCAGACCCGGCAGGTTGA
- the murB gene encoding UDP-N-acetylmuramate dehydrogenase, with protein MTADLPFGLRQAVALRDYTTWKVGGPADWFAEPGTAEELLVLLHWAQRQALDLQCIGAGSNLLIADGGLDGLCLCLRRLQGSELDSSEGWVEAAAGEPIPTLARKAGRAGLAGLEWAVGIPGTAGGAAVMNAGAQGGCTAEWLHSVRVVDPRRPGDPFQLTAGELDFAYRHSRLQQEPLVVLSVRFRLEPGHDPAAVSARTSANLHSRTSTQPYQQPSCGSVFRNPEPAKAGRLIEELGLKGLRIGGAEVSAMHANFIVNSGEATASDIDSLIRAVQRQVAEARGIALHPEVKRLGF; from the coding sequence ATGACCGCTGATCTGCCCTTCGGCCTGCGCCAGGCCGTCGCCCTGCGGGACTACACCACCTGGAAGGTGGGTGGCCCGGCGGACTGGTTCGCCGAACCCGGCACTGCTGAAGAGCTGCTGGTGCTGCTCCACTGGGCCCAGCGCCAGGCCCTGGACCTGCAGTGCATCGGCGCAGGCTCGAACCTGCTGATCGCCGATGGCGGCCTGGACGGGCTCTGCCTCTGCCTGCGGCGCCTGCAGGGCAGCGAGCTGGATTCCAGCGAGGGCTGGGTGGAGGCCGCGGCCGGCGAACCGATCCCCACCCTGGCCCGCAAGGCGGGGCGGGCGGGTCTGGCGGGCCTGGAATGGGCCGTGGGCATCCCCGGCACCGCCGGCGGGGCGGCCGTGATGAATGCCGGCGCCCAGGGGGGCTGCACGGCGGAATGGCTCCACTCGGTGCGGGTGGTGGATCCCCGCCGGCCCGGGGATCCCTTCCAGCTCACCGCCGGCGAGCTGGATTTCGCCTACCGCCACAGCCGCCTGCAGCAGGAACCCCTGGTGGTGCTGTCGGTGCGCTTCCGGCTGGAGCCCGGCCACGACCCCGCCGCGGTCAGCGCCCGCACCAGCGCCAACCTGCACAGCCGCACCAGCACCCAGCCCTACCAGCAACCGAGCTGCGGCAGCGTGTTTCGCAATCCCGAACCGGCCAAGGCCGGACGGCTGATCGAGGAGCTCGGATTGAAGGGCCTGCGCATCGGTGGTGCCGAGGTCTCAGCGATGCACGCCAACTTCATCGTCAACAGCGGTGAGGCCACGGCCAGCGACATCGACAGCCTGATCAGGGCCGTTCAACGCCAGGTGGCCGAGGCACGCGGCATCGCCCTCCATCCGGAAGTGAAGCGCCTGGGGTTCTGA
- a CDS encoding peptidylprolyl isomerase: MAAICILLSLVLATPAQAALPQGNAVKDPAAILRNALPVEAPQLQDLQHRLEATSDDLRAKRWSSLANSVRRSQSLLASRRNEILSQFSAADQPRAGSLLDQLQEQLQELSAAADSRLRDPFLEARRQALSSIGEAEGLLVGEFPYAIPSEYDALPRLLGRATVTISTTRGDLTAVVDGFNAPLTAGAFVDLVQKGFYDGLPFTRAEDFYVLQTGDPKGPAQGYVDAKSGQERTVPLEIRIPGDPAPVYNQTFEDLGRFKAEAILPFATFGTLGWAHSDEQLDDGSSQFFFFLYEPELTPAGLNLVDGRYAAFGYVVDGFDVLEELGVDDAIVKATVQEGAENLRAHA; the protein is encoded by the coding sequence ATGGCCGCGATCTGCATCCTGCTGAGCCTGGTCCTGGCCACCCCGGCCCAGGCCGCCCTGCCCCAGGGCAACGCGGTGAAGGATCCGGCGGCGATCCTGCGCAATGCCCTGCCGGTGGAGGCACCCCAGCTGCAGGACCTGCAGCACCGGCTGGAGGCCACCAGCGACGATCTGCGCGCCAAGCGCTGGTCGTCGCTGGCCAACAGCGTGCGGCGCAGCCAGTCGCTGCTGGCCAGCCGCCGCAACGAGATTCTCAGCCAGTTCAGCGCCGCCGACCAGCCACGGGCCGGCTCCCTGCTCGACCAGCTGCAGGAACAGCTCCAGGAGCTGTCAGCAGCAGCTGACAGCCGCCTGCGGGATCCCTTCCTCGAGGCCCGCCGCCAGGCCCTGAGCAGCATCGGCGAGGCGGAAGGCCTGCTGGTGGGCGAGTTCCCCTATGCGATTCCCAGTGAGTACGACGCCCTGCCGAGGTTGCTGGGCCGGGCCACCGTGACCATCAGCACCACCCGGGGCGATCTCACGGCGGTGGTGGACGGCTTCAACGCACCCCTCACCGCCGGTGCCTTTGTGGATCTGGTGCAGAAGGGCTTCTACGACGGTCTGCCCTTCACCAGGGCCGAAGACTTCTATGTGCTGCAGACCGGCGATCCCAAGGGCCCCGCCCAGGGCTATGTGGACGCCAAGAGCGGCCAGGAACGCACCGTGCCCCTGGAGATCCGCATCCCCGGCGACCCGGCGCCGGTGTACAACCAGACCTTTGAGGATCTGGGCCGGTTCAAGGCCGAAGCGATCCTGCCCTTCGCCACCTTCGGCACCCTGGGCTGGGCCCATTCCGACGAACAGCTCGACGACGGATCGTCACAGTTCTTCTTTTTTCTCTACGAACCGGAACTCACCCCGGCGGGGCTGAACCTGGTGGACGGCCGCTACGCCGCCTTCGGCTACGTGGTGGACGGCTTTGATGTGCTCGAGGAGCTCGGGGTGGATGACGCGATCGTCAAGGCCACGGTGCAGGAGGGAGCCGAGAACCTGCGCGCCCATGCCTGA
- the gap gene encoding type I glyceraldehyde-3-phosphate dehydrogenase — translation MTLKVAINGFGRIGRNFMRCWLSRGENTGIELVGINGSGDTNTNAHLLKYDSMLGPLRNAEVSTTSDTIIVNGKTIKTFYDRNPANLPWKEWGVDLVIESTGVFNDDVGASKHFEAGAKKVILTAPGKGAKVGTFVVGVNADQYRHEDWDILSNASCTTNCMAPVVKVLDQAFGIVKGTMTTTHSYTGDQRILDAAHRDLRRARAAAVNIVPTSTGAAKAVALVYPPMKGKLSGIALRVPTPNVSVVDMVLEMSRDTSAEEVNAVLKGASENGMKGIIKYCDLPLVSSDHAGTDESTIVDSDLTLVMGGNMVKVICWYDNEWGYSQRVVDLAEIVAKNWK, via the coding sequence ATGACGCTGAAGGTTGCCATCAATGGCTTTGGTCGCATTGGCCGCAACTTCATGCGCTGCTGGCTCAGCCGCGGGGAGAACACCGGCATCGAGCTGGTGGGCATCAACGGTTCCGGTGACACCAACACCAACGCCCACCTGCTCAAGTACGACTCGATGCTCGGCCCCCTGCGCAACGCGGAGGTGTCCACCACGTCGGACACGATCATCGTGAACGGCAAGACGATCAAGACCTTTTACGACCGCAACCCCGCCAACCTGCCCTGGAAGGAGTGGGGCGTGGATCTGGTGATTGAGTCCACCGGCGTGTTCAACGACGATGTGGGTGCCAGCAAGCACTTCGAGGCTGGTGCCAAGAAGGTGATCCTCACCGCCCCCGGCAAGGGCGCCAAGGTGGGCACCTTCGTGGTGGGCGTGAACGCCGACCAGTACCGCCACGAGGACTGGGACATCCTCAGCAACGCCAGCTGCACCACCAACTGCATGGCGCCGGTCGTCAAGGTGCTCGACCAGGCCTTCGGCATCGTCAAGGGCACGATGACCACCACCCACAGCTACACGGGTGACCAGCGCATCCTCGATGCCGCCCACCGCGACCTGCGCCGCGCCCGCGCCGCCGCCGTGAACATCGTGCCCACCAGCACCGGCGCCGCCAAGGCCGTGGCTCTGGTGTACCCGCCGATGAAGGGCAAACTCAGCGGCATCGCCTTGCGGGTGCCCACCCCGAACGTGTCGGTGGTCGACATGGTGCTCGAGATGAGCCGCGACACCAGCGCCGAGGAGGTGAACGCCGTGCTCAAGGGCGCGTCTGAAAACGGCATGAAGGGGATCATCAAATACTGCGATCTGCCCCTGGTGTCGAGTGATCATGCCGGCACCGACGAGAGCACCATCGTCGATTCCGACCTCACCCTGGTGATGGGCGGCAACATGGTGAAGGTGATCTGCTGGTACGACAACGAGTGGGGCTACAGCCAGCGCGTCGTCGACCTGGCTGAGATCGTGGCCAAGAACTGGAAGTGA